The following proteins come from a genomic window of Lycium ferocissimum isolate CSIRO_LF1 chromosome 4, AGI_CSIRO_Lferr_CH_V1, whole genome shotgun sequence:
- the LOC132053383 gene encoding indole-3-acetic acid-amido synthetase GH3.10-like: MEPTNYYKGNEIISWFEETVENVAAIQRQTLRRILELNHGVEYLKKWLGDIRLQDIMDENALESLYATMVPLASHADFEPYIHRMADGEIAPLLTQEPITTLSLSSGTTEGKQKFVPFTHHSSQTTLQIFKLAAAYRSRIYSIREGGKVLEFIYSSKQYKTRGGLIAGTATTHYYNSEEFKIKQQHTKSFTCSPEEVISSGDYKQSTYCHLLLGLYFCEEVEFVTSTFAYSIVQAFRSFEELWKELCHDIREGSLSSRINITKVRKAVLGITLPNPELASRIESICEEVEKADWFSIIPRLWPNAKYVYSIMTGSMQPYLNKLRHYAGELPLVSADYGSTESWIGVNVEPSSPPEKVTFAVIPTFSYFEFIPLHRSKSQSYNNNHKDANLLATDDFIEDDPVPLSQVKIGQEYEIVITTFTGLYRYRLGDVVEVAGFHKKTPKLNFICRRKLILTVNIDKNTEQDLQLVVEKGSQILSKSRAELVDFTSHANIAKRPGHYVIYWEIKGDVEEKVLGECCREMDASFVDHGYVVSRKTNSIGPLELCIVERGTFKKILEHFIGNGAAMSQFKTPRCTSNQVLLRILNVCTIKRFHSTAYE, from the exons ATGGAACCAACAAATTATTATAAGGGCAATGAAATAATCAGTTGGTTCGAAGAAACCGTCGAAAACGTGGCCGCTATACAGCGGCAGACGCTTCGACGGATTCTTGAACTCAACCATGGTGTTGAGTATCTCAAGAAATGGCTTGGAGATATTAGACTTCAAGATAttatggatgaaaatgcattgGAATCACTTTATGCTACTATGGTCCCTCTTGCTTCTCATGCAGATTTTGAGCCTTATATTCATAGAATGGCTGACGGTGAAATAGCTCCTCTCCTCACTCAAGAGCCTATCACTACTCTGTCTTTAAG TTCTGGAACCACAGAGGGAAAACAGAAATTTGTGCCATTTACTCATCACAGCTCCCAAACAActcttcaaattttcaagttgGCAGCAGCTTATAGATCAAG GATTTATTCAATAAGAGAAGGAGGAAAAGTTCTTGAATTCATATACAGCAGCAAACAATACAAAACAAGAGGAGGACTAATAGCAGGAACAGCCACAACACACTATTATAATAGTGAAGAATTCAAGATTAAACAGCAACACACAAAGTCTTTTACTTGTAGCCCTGAGGAAGTCATTTCAAGTGGAGATTATAAACAATCAACATATTGTCACCTCCTTCTCGGCTTGTATTTTTGTGAGGAAGTTGAATTTGTGACCTCAACTTTTGCATATAGCATAGTTCAAGCATTCAGATCATTTGAAGAGTTATGGAAGGAATTGTGCCATGACATTAGAGAAGGCAGCCTTAGCTCAAGAATCAACATAACAAAAGTCCGAAAAGCAGTCTTAG GTATCACTTTGCCAAATCCAGAGTTGGCATCAAGAATTGAATCAATCTGTGAGGAAGTAGAAAAGGCAGATTGGTTTAGCATAATCCCAAGATTATGGCCAAATGCTAAGTATGTTTACTCAATAATGACTGGCTCAATGCAACCATACTTAAACAAATTGAGGCATTATGCTGGGGAGTTGCCTTTAGTGAGTGCTGATTATGGGTCCACAGAGAGTTGGATTGGAGTGAATGTGGAACCTTCATCTCCGCCAGAGAAAGTTACTTTTGCAGTGATACCCACTTTCTCTTACTTTGAATTCATACCACTCCATAGAAGTAAGTCACAAAGTTATAATAATAACCACAAAGATGCCAATCTTCTAGCCACTGATGATTTCATAGAAGATGACCCTGTTCCCTTATCTCAAGTCAAGATTGGACAAGAGTATGAGATTGTCATCACCACTTTCACAG GTCTTTATCGGTATAGATTAGGGGATGTAGTAGAAGTGGCCGGTTTTCACAAGAAAACCCCCAAACTCAACTTTATATGCAGGAGAAAGCTAATACTGACAGTTAATATCGATAAGAACACCGAGCAAGACCTTCAGTTAGTGGTGGAGAAAGGTTCACAAATACTAAGCAAGTCAAGGGCTGAGCTAGTGGATTTCACAAGCCATGCAAATATAGCAAAAAGACCAGGCCACTATGTGATCTATTGGGAAATCAAAGGAGATGTTGAAGAAAAAGTCCTTGGAGAGTGTTGCAGGGAAATGGATGCTTCTTTTGTGGATCATGGATATGTTGTGTCAAGAAAGACCAATTCAATTGGACCATTGGAACTTTGCATTGTGGAGAGGGGTACTTTTAAGAAGATTTTGGAGCATTTTATTGGAAATGGAGCAGCAATGAGCCAGTTTAAGAC